Proteins from a single region of Nocardiopsis dassonvillei subsp. dassonvillei DSM 43111:
- the phoU gene encoding phosphate signaling complex protein PhoU, which translates to MRDTYHEDLDSLSERLVEMTRLARHAVARATTALLDSDINAAQEVISGDEQINRLDQEIEDTAFSLMARQQPVASDLRTIITSLYMRGDLERMGDHAVHLAKIARRRHPDSAIPKPVRSIVLEMGHQAELLVTKAGEVIMDRDPDTALELDKDDDTMDRLRRKLLQRILAPGWEYGVEATMDVTLVGRFYERFGDHAVHVADNLVYMVTGEKREDYDPEG; encoded by the coding sequence ATGCGCGATACCTACCACGAGGACCTTGACAGCCTGAGTGAACGCCTCGTCGAGATGACGCGGCTCGCCCGGCACGCCGTCGCTCGTGCGACCACGGCGCTGCTGGACAGTGACATCAACGCGGCGCAGGAGGTCATCTCCGGTGACGAGCAGATCAACCGGCTCGACCAGGAGATCGAGGACACCGCGTTCAGCCTGATGGCCCGGCAGCAGCCGGTCGCCTCCGACCTGCGCACCATCATCACCTCCCTGTACATGCGCGGCGACCTGGAGCGGATGGGCGACCACGCCGTCCACCTGGCCAAGATCGCGCGGCGCCGCCACCCCGACTCGGCGATCCCCAAGCCGGTGCGGTCGATCGTGCTGGAGATGGGTCACCAGGCGGAACTGCTGGTCACCAAGGCGGGCGAGGTCATCATGGACCGCGACCCCGACACCGCCCTGGAGCTGGACAAGGACGACGACACGATGGACCGGCTGCGGCGCAAGCTGCTGCAGCGCATCCTCGCCCCCGGGTGGGAGTACGGGGTGGAGGCCACCATGGACGTCACCCTGGTCGGCCGGTTCTACGAGCGCTTCGGCGACCACGCGGTGCACGTCGCCGACAACCTCGTCTACATGGTGACGGGGGAGAAGCGCGAGGACTACGACCCCGAGGGCTGA
- a CDS encoding sensor histidine kinase — MQGELLAAVTGIIGLVTGVVIGVLAGPFFRTGTAARQRQAPEPANRDGGVLPSGIAEVLSAIPSSAVVLDSADRVLRASSAARAFGIVRGEELVIGELLTLARQVRRDGVIRETDIEVAVRKFGPDATSFAVRVAPLGGTGLVLVLAEDQTEHRRLEAVRRDFVANISHELKTPVGALSLLAETVQDASDDPEAVRRFTERMQIEASRLTAVIQDLITLSRIQGAEPMAEPARVDLGPVVEEALDSVRMPADAKGIELVGSGAEGVVVMGDEGLLGTALRNLVANAVAYSPKNTRVAVSVVLSRSSVDVSVADQGIGIPQQDLERIFERFYRVDAARSRATGGTGLGLAIVKHIMTHHRGEVTVWSKEGSGSTFTLRLPRSESRGPEAARNTDRQEAAQ, encoded by the coding sequence GTGCAAGGGGAACTTCTCGCCGCGGTGACCGGCATCATCGGACTCGTCACGGGCGTCGTCATCGGCGTCCTGGCCGGTCCTTTCTTCCGTACGGGTACCGCCGCACGGCAACGGCAGGCTCCGGAGCCCGCGAACCGCGACGGCGGCGTACTGCCCTCAGGCATAGCCGAGGTGCTCTCCGCGATCCCCTCCTCCGCCGTCGTGCTGGACTCCGCCGACAGGGTCCTGCGCGCCTCCTCCGCCGCACGCGCCTTCGGCATCGTGCGGGGCGAGGAACTGGTCATAGGCGAACTCCTCACCCTGGCCCGGCAGGTACGGCGGGACGGCGTCATCCGGGAGACGGACATCGAGGTCGCCGTGCGCAAGTTCGGCCCCGACGCCACGTCCTTCGCCGTGCGGGTGGCCCCCCTGGGAGGGACCGGGCTGGTGCTGGTGCTGGCCGAGGACCAGACCGAGCACCGGCGCCTGGAGGCGGTCCGCCGCGACTTCGTCGCGAACATCTCGCACGAGCTGAAGACCCCGGTGGGCGCTTTGTCCCTGTTGGCGGAAACCGTACAGGACGCCAGTGACGACCCGGAAGCGGTGCGTCGCTTCACCGAGCGCATGCAGATCGAGGCCTCCCGGCTGACCGCGGTGATCCAGGACCTCATCACGCTCTCGCGCATCCAGGGCGCCGAGCCGATGGCCGAACCCGCCCGGGTCGACCTCGGCCCCGTCGTCGAGGAGGCGCTGGACTCGGTGCGCATGCCCGCGGACGCCAAGGGGATCGAGCTGGTCGGCAGCGGAGCCGAGGGCGTCGTGGTCATGGGCGACGAGGGGCTGCTGGGCACGGCCCTGCGCAACCTGGTCGCCAACGCCGTGGCCTACAGCCCCAAGAACACCCGGGTCGCCGTGTCCGTGGTGTTGTCCAGGTCCAGCGTGGACGTCAGCGTCGCCGACCAGGGCATAGGGATCCCGCAGCAGGACCTTGAAAGGATCTTCGAGCGGTTCTACCGTGTGGACGCCGCTCGGAGCCGGGCCACCGGAGGTACCGGTCTGGGCCTGGCGATCGTCAAGCACATCATGACCCACCACCGTGGAGAAGTGACCGTGTGGAGCAAGGAGGGGTCGGGGTCGACGTTCACTCTGCGTCTGCCCCGTTCCGAGAGCCGGGGGCCCGAGGCCGCCCGGAACACCGACCGTCAGGAGGCGGCACAGTGA
- a CDS encoding response regulator transcription factor, with amino-acid sequence MTRVLVVEDEESYSDALSYMLRKEGFEVAVAPTGTVALETFDRTGADLVLLDLMLPGLSGTEVCRTLRQKSNVPVIMLTAKDSEIDKVVGLELGADDYVTKPFSSRELVARIRAVLRRRGEDEVVLPAALEAGPVRMDVERHVVTVRGDNVQLPLKEFELLEVLLRNAGRVLTRMQLIDRVWGADYVGDTKTLDVHVKRLRAKIEEDPGSPRYIVTVRGLGYKFEPVTVDV; translated from the coding sequence GTGACGCGCGTACTCGTTGTCGAGGACGAGGAATCCTACAGCGACGCCCTGTCGTACATGCTGCGCAAGGAGGGCTTCGAGGTCGCCGTGGCGCCCACCGGGACCGTGGCGTTGGAGACCTTCGACCGTACCGGGGCCGACCTGGTGCTGCTGGACCTGATGCTGCCGGGGCTGTCGGGCACCGAGGTGTGCCGGACGCTGCGGCAGAAGTCCAACGTCCCCGTGATCATGCTCACCGCCAAGGACTCCGAGATCGACAAGGTCGTCGGTCTGGAGCTGGGCGCCGACGACTACGTGACCAAGCCCTTCTCCTCCCGCGAGCTGGTGGCCCGCATCCGCGCGGTGCTGCGCCGCCGGGGCGAGGACGAGGTCGTGCTGCCCGCCGCCCTGGAGGCCGGTCCCGTCCGGATGGACGTGGAGCGGCACGTGGTGACGGTGCGCGGCGACAACGTGCAGCTCCCCCTCAAGGAGTTCGAGCTGCTGGAGGTGCTCCTGCGCAACGCCGGGCGGGTGCTCACCAGGATGCAGCTCATCGACCGCGTGTGGGGCGCCGACTACGTCGGTGACACCAAGACCCTCGACGTGCACGTCAAGAGGCTGCGCGCCAAGATCGAGGAGGACCCCGGCAGCCCGCGCTACATCGTGACCGTCCGCGGTCTGGGCTACAAGTTCGAGCCGGTGACCGTCGACGTCTGA
- the dtd gene encoding D-aminoacyl-tRNA deacylase, with the protein MRAVVQRVSHASVTVDGEVVGQVTEPGLMALVGVTHTDTAAEAVRIARKLWTLRILEDERSCSDTGAPLLVVSQFTLYGDARKGRRPTWQAAAPGPVAEPLVDAVVEELRSLGAVVATGVFGAKMSVSLTNEGPFTVVLEA; encoded by the coding sequence ATGCGCGCGGTCGTGCAGCGCGTGTCGCACGCGTCGGTGACGGTGGACGGCGAGGTGGTCGGGCAGGTCACCGAACCGGGCCTGATGGCGCTGGTGGGGGTCACCCACACCGACACCGCCGCCGAGGCGGTCAGGATCGCCAGGAAGCTGTGGACGCTGCGGATCCTGGAGGACGAGCGGTCGTGCTCCGACACCGGCGCCCCGCTGCTCGTCGTCAGCCAGTTCACGCTCTACGGCGACGCGCGCAAGGGCCGCCGCCCCACGTGGCAGGCCGCGGCGCCCGGCCCCGTCGCCGAACCCCTCGTGGACGCGGTCGTCGAGGAGCTGCGCTCACTCGGCGCCGTGGTGGCCACGGGGGTGTTCGGCGCGAAGATGTCGGTCTCCCTCACCAACGAGGGGCCGTTCACGGTCGTCCTGGAGGCATGA